One genomic segment of Acidimicrobiales bacterium includes these proteins:
- a CDS encoding DUF222 domain-containing protein, which translates to MFESLSELREASVALAGRFEPGTLSADDAAVAVADAATIENVASTIKALAAARLAATDRWRATGDASPEEWLARQTGTSKSQAQAAIRTGNRLEQQPEVGSAARAGTLSAGQAAEISEAAASDPAAEHRLVQLARSKASVGELRDECRRTRAAADPDPDATARRIHRNRSLREFTDTEGAWNLQLRDTVENGATARAALQPFIEQAFADARKAGRHESHEAYAADAFIELCRRSLAAGRQPSPAAEPHDGASTAPKPPPYLGILRLDIAALQRGSAEGDEVVEIAGLGPVPVATARELLGDAVLKLVLTRGVDVANVTHLGRGPTVAQKVALLWTSPICEALGCSRTRRLENDHRTPWTADRVTELHNLDRLCGHHHHKKTHEGWSLVDGKGKRPMVPLDDPRHPHHRSAGGARGQPPPDEGLERPGDPAPGDDEARRVARTAEGRAGPPAPGDADGVADGNAGTAYADQPQLDLGRPDAA; encoded by the coding sequence ATGTTCGAGAGTTTGAGCGAGCTACGAGAGGCGTCGGTCGCGCTGGCCGGCCGCTTCGAGCCGGGCACGCTCTCCGCCGACGACGCCGCCGTGGCGGTTGCCGACGCCGCCACCATCGAGAACGTGGCATCCACCATCAAGGCGCTGGCAGCCGCCCGCCTCGCCGCCACCGACCGCTGGCGGGCCACGGGCGACGCCTCGCCTGAGGAGTGGCTGGCCCGCCAGACCGGCACCTCGAAGAGCCAGGCCCAGGCCGCCATCCGCACCGGCAACCGGCTCGAGCAGCAACCCGAGGTCGGAAGCGCCGCCCGGGCTGGCACGCTCTCGGCCGGTCAGGCCGCCGAGATCAGCGAGGCGGCCGCGTCCGACCCGGCCGCCGAGCACCGGCTGGTGCAGCTCGCCCGGAGCAAGGCAAGCGTCGGCGAGCTCCGCGACGAGTGCCGCCGCACCCGGGCCGCCGCCGACCCCGACCCCGACGCCACCGCCCGGCGCATCCACCGCAACCGGTCCCTGCGCGAGTTCACCGACACCGAGGGCGCGTGGAACCTCCAGCTCCGCGACACCGTCGAGAACGGCGCCACGGCCCGGGCCGCCCTCCAGCCGTTCATCGAGCAGGCCTTCGCCGACGCCCGCAAGGCTGGCCGGCACGAGTCGCACGAGGCCTACGCCGCCGACGCCTTCATCGAGCTGTGCCGCCGCTCGCTCGCCGCCGGCCGGCAGCCCTCGCCGGCGGCCGAGCCCCACGACGGCGCATCCACCGCGCCGAAGCCGCCGCCCTACCTCGGCATCCTCCGGCTCGACATCGCCGCCCTCCAGCGGGGTTCGGCCGAGGGCGACGAGGTGGTCGAGATCGCCGGCCTCGGCCCCGTCCCCGTCGCCACCGCACGGGAGCTGCTCGGCGACGCCGTGCTCAAGCTCGTGCTCACCAGGGGCGTCGACGTCGCCAACGTCACCCACCTCGGACGTGGCCCCACCGTCGCCCAGAAGGTGGCCCTGCTCTGGACGTCGCCGATCTGCGAGGCGCTCGGCTGCAGCCGCACCCGCCGGCTCGAGAACGACCACCGCACGCCCTGGACCGCCGACCGGGTCACCGAGCTCCACAACCTCGACCGCCTCTGCGGGCACCACCACCACAAGAAGACCCACGAGGGGTGGTCCCTGGTCGATGGCAAGGGCAAGCGCCCCATGGTCCCTCTCGACGACCCCCGCCATCCCCACCATCGGAGTGCAGGAGGGGCTCGGGGCCAGCCACCACCGGACGAGGGGCTCGAACGCCCCGGTGACCCCGCACCGGGCGACGACGAGGCCCGTCGCGTCGCCCGCAC
- a CDS encoding N-acetylmuramoyl-L-alanine amidase produces the protein MHRRPLLIVFIALLVTVTACAGGVGRDSTSGLQRAVPHAKPATATAPPATEAPPPDTEAPAAVQPAALITTTGIIVPVVGPAEGGWRVMTPCAVEAIVAGGTPLTSAEVVLDPGHGGRETGSVGPNGLVERDLNDVVTAHTHRALEQAGVSVMLTRYANYRVTLQTRAAIATALQPRAFVSIHHNGGHDGPLDRPGTEVYHQVADPESRRLAGLLHEEVAAAFSRYEGIAWSGNVDAGAKVRLNSQGGDYYGILRRSAGVPAVISEGLFLSASMAEAELLARPDVQQAHGEAIARAILRFLTTSDPGSGFVEPIVRETLAGGGGGTTDCVDPPLQ, from the coding sequence GTGCACCGGCGGCCCCTGCTCATCGTCTTCATCGCGCTCCTGGTGACGGTCACGGCCTGCGCCGGCGGGGTGGGCCGCGACTCGACCTCGGGCCTGCAGCGGGCCGTCCCCCACGCCAAGCCCGCCACCGCCACGGCGCCTCCGGCCACCGAAGCACCACCCCCCGACACCGAGGCCCCCGCCGCCGTGCAGCCCGCGGCCCTGATCACCACCACCGGGATCATCGTCCCGGTGGTCGGGCCGGCAGAGGGCGGCTGGAGGGTGATGACGCCGTGCGCCGTCGAGGCCATTGTGGCGGGCGGGACCCCGCTCACCAGCGCCGAGGTGGTCCTCGACCCCGGCCACGGCGGGCGGGAGACCGGCTCGGTAGGCCCCAACGGGCTGGTGGAGCGCGACCTCAACGACGTGGTGACCGCCCACACCCACCGGGCGCTCGAGCAGGCCGGGGTGTCGGTGATGCTCACCCGCTACGCCAACTACCGGGTGACGCTGCAGACCAGGGCCGCCATCGCCACCGCCCTCCAGCCTCGGGCGTTCGTGTCGATCCACCACAACGGCGGTCACGACGGCCCCCTCGACCGCCCCGGCACCGAGGTGTACCACCAGGTGGCCGACCCCGAGTCGCGCCGCCTCGCCGGCCTGCTGCACGAGGAGGTCGCCGCCGCCTTCAGCCGCTACGAGGGCATCGCCTGGAGCGGCAACGTCGACGCCGGTGCCAAGGTGCGCCTCAACAGCCAGGGTGGCGACTACTACGGCATCTTGCGCCGCTCGGCCGGGGTGCCGGCGGTGATCTCCGAGGGGCTGTTCCTCTCGGCGTCGATGGCCGAGGCCGAGCTGCTGGCCCGCCCCGACGTGCAGCAGGCCCACGGCGAGGCCATCGCCCGGGCCATCCTGCGCTTCCTCACCACCAGCGACCCCGGGTCGGGCTTCGTGGAGCCGATCGTGCGGGAGACCCTCGCCGGCGGCGGTGGCGGTACCACCGACTGCGTTGACCCACCCCTGCAATAG